One window of Hylemonella gracilis genomic DNA carries:
- a CDS encoding putative bifunctional diguanylate cyclase/phosphodiesterase, producing the protein MVPSPDLLTPSYDPWVVALSYLIASFASYTALDLARRVRTPHLSVARGWWLSGTIVMGTGIWAMHFVGMLAMDLPISIGYDYAITSLSWLAAVGASGVALHIASHAELSWSRLARGALIMGGGICAMHYLGMQALVMAPPIQWSVLWVAMSIVIAVAASAAALLIFFGLRKLEGKTAFLGQVGAALLMGSAISGMHYSGMAAASFPQGSVCLSADQLGGVGLSAVIAAATGVLLLLATITSMIDAHMQTQTALLAASLKSSNNQLKEQSLRDGLTGLPNRRMLDERLRLAVDRSERDGHSFALLFVDLDGFKPVNDSFGHRFGDDVLREMARRLTAQLRAIDAVARVGGDEFVVLLENQGDADAIARIARRIIDDVSAVVRGGDEDNPQEVRLSCSIGIARYPRDGAADQLLVQADAAMHAAKRAGGSDFTFYEPHMSARAKEQLELQRDLRQALTRQDELELYFQPKVSARDGGLTGVEALTRWRHPQRGLLGPGIFIPVAERFGLINALGDWVIEQACIQAASWRDQGQPLAVAVNLSVHQLRQANLAERTGELLKKHGLDPALLSFEVTESVAMEDTGHTLRIFEQLGEIGIQLSIDDFGTGYSSLSYLRQLDADQLKIDQSFVRDLEHSADARAIVQAVVSLAHALGLSVVAEGVETEGQRDILAGLGCDELQGYFYARPMPAATLADWRRHRQTPAPESTSHP; encoded by the coding sequence ATGGTTCCCTCGCCCGATCTGCTGACGCCCAGCTACGACCCCTGGGTCGTGGCGCTCTCCTACCTGATCGCAAGCTTCGCTTCCTACACCGCGCTGGACCTTGCTCGCCGCGTGCGCACGCCGCACCTGTCGGTGGCGCGTGGCTGGTGGCTCAGCGGCACCATCGTCATGGGCACCGGCATCTGGGCCATGCACTTCGTGGGCATGCTGGCCATGGACCTGCCCATCAGCATCGGCTACGACTACGCCATCACCAGCCTGTCCTGGCTGGCCGCCGTGGGTGCCTCGGGCGTGGCGCTGCACATTGCCAGCCATGCCGAACTGAGCTGGAGCCGGCTGGCGCGCGGCGCCCTGATCATGGGCGGCGGCATCTGCGCCATGCACTACCTCGGCATGCAGGCGCTGGTGATGGCGCCGCCGATCCAGTGGTCGGTCCTCTGGGTGGCGATGTCCATCGTGATCGCCGTCGCCGCCTCGGCGGCGGCCCTGCTGATCTTCTTCGGCCTGCGCAAGTTGGAAGGCAAGACCGCGTTCCTGGGACAGGTCGGGGCCGCCCTTTTGATGGGCTCGGCGATCTCGGGCATGCACTACAGCGGCATGGCGGCAGCGTCCTTCCCGCAAGGCTCGGTCTGTCTGAGCGCCGACCAACTGGGCGGCGTGGGCCTGAGCGCGGTCATCGCCGCCGCCACCGGCGTGCTGCTCCTGCTCGCGACCATCACCTCCATGATCGACGCGCACATGCAGACCCAGACTGCGCTGCTCGCGGCATCGCTCAAAAGCAGCAACAACCAGTTGAAAGAACAATCGCTGCGTGACGGACTCACCGGCCTGCCCAATCGGCGCATGCTTGACGAGCGGCTGCGCCTCGCGGTCGATCGCAGCGAGCGCGATGGCCACAGCTTTGCCCTGCTCTTCGTTGACCTGGACGGCTTCAAACCGGTCAACGATTCCTTCGGCCACCGCTTCGGTGACGACGTGCTGCGCGAGATGGCGCGTCGCCTGACGGCCCAGCTGCGCGCCATCGATGCCGTGGCCCGGGTCGGTGGCGACGAGTTCGTGGTCCTGCTGGAGAACCAGGGCGACGCCGACGCCATCGCACGGATCGCGCGCCGCATCATCGACGACGTGTCGGCGGTGGTGCGCGGCGGCGACGAGGACAACCCGCAGGAAGTGCGCCTGTCCTGCTCCATCGGCATCGCCCGCTATCCGCGTGACGGCGCTGCCGACCAGTTGCTGGTGCAGGCCGATGCGGCCATGCACGCGGCCAAGCGCGCCGGGGGCTCGGATTTCACCTTCTACGAACCGCATATGAGTGCGCGTGCCAAGGAGCAGTTGGAGCTGCAGCGCGACCTGCGCCAGGCCCTGACGCGCCAGGACGAACTGGAGCTGTACTTCCAGCCCAAGGTCAGCGCGCGCGACGGCGGCCTGACCGGCGTCGAGGCGTTGACGCGCTGGCGCCATCCCCAGCGCGGCTTGCTGGGACCAGGCATCTTCATTCCGGTGGCTGAACGATTCGGCCTGATCAACGCCCTGGGCGACTGGGTGATCGAGCAGGCCTGCATCCAGGCCGCGTCATGGCGGGACCAAGGCCAGCCCTTGGCCGTCGCCGTCAACCTGTCCGTGCACCAGTTGCGCCAGGCCAACCTGGCCGAGCGCACCGGCGAGTTGCTGAAGAAGCACGGGCTGGACCCGGCGCTGCTGAGTTTCGAGGTCACCGAATCGGTGGCCATGGAAGACACGGGCCATACCCTGCGCATCTTCGAGCAGTTGGGCGAGATCGGCATCCAGTTGTCCATCGACGATTTCGGCACCGGCTATTCCAGCCTGTCCTACCTGCGCCAGCTCGACGCCGATCAATTGAAGATCGACCAGAGCTTCGTGCGCGACCTGGAGCACAGCGCGGATGCCCGCGCCATCGTGCAGGCCGTGGTCAGCCTGGCCCACGCCTTGGGACTGAGCGTGGTGGCCGAAGGCGTGGAGACCGAAGGCCAGCGTGACATCCTGGCCGGGCTGGGATGCGACGAATTGCAAGGGTATTTCTACGCACGCCCCATGCCGGCTGCCACGCTCGCGGACTGGCGCCGGCACCGGCAAACACCGGCGCCGGAAAGCACCAGCCATCCCTGA
- a CDS encoding SDR family oxidoreductase: MIPDFKGKVAVLTGAASGFGLECARIGAARGMKLVLVDVQQDALDRAAAELQGAGAEVLARRVDVSDAAQMEALAVAVQQRFGAPHVVFNNAGVGAGGLVWENSVADWQWVLGVNLWGVIHGVRVFTPMMLEAARRDPAWRGHIVNTASMAGLLTPPNMGVYNVSKHAVVALTETLHQDLALVSDQVGASVLCPYFVPTGINSSERNRPQDLPAGQATRSQRIGQAMNDKAVSSGKVTAAQVAVAVFEAMSSGTFYIYSHPQALGNVRERMEAIVGQKNPPDPFAARPEVGEKLRQELRQDLRPL, encoded by the coding sequence ATGATTCCGGATTTCAAGGGCAAGGTGGCCGTGCTCACGGGCGCGGCGTCGGGCTTCGGCCTGGAATGCGCCCGCATTGGCGCAGCGCGTGGCATGAAGCTCGTGCTGGTCGACGTGCAGCAGGACGCGCTGGACCGGGCCGCAGCCGAACTGCAGGGTGCGGGGGCCGAGGTGCTGGCGCGCCGCGTGGACGTGTCCGATGCCGCGCAGATGGAGGCCCTGGCGGTCGCCGTGCAGCAGCGTTTCGGCGCACCGCATGTCGTCTTCAACAACGCGGGCGTGGGTGCCGGTGGCCTGGTCTGGGAAAACAGCGTGGCCGACTGGCAGTGGGTGCTGGGCGTCAACCTCTGGGGCGTGATCCATGGCGTGCGCGTCTTCACGCCGATGATGCTGGAGGCCGCGCGGCGCGATCCCGCCTGGCGTGGCCACATCGTCAACACGGCCAGCATGGCGGGCCTGCTGACACCACCCAATATGGGCGTCTACAACGTGAGCAAGCACGCCGTGGTGGCGCTGACCGAAACGCTGCACCAGGATCTGGCCCTGGTGAGTGACCAGGTCGGCGCTTCGGTGCTCTGCCCTTATTTCGTGCCCACCGGCATCAACAGCAGCGAGCGCAACCGCCCGCAGGACCTGCCAGCCGGCCAGGCCACGCGCAGCCAACGCATCGGCCAGGCCATGAACGACAAGGCCGTCAGCTCGGGCAAGGTGACGGCGGCGCAAGTCGCGGTCGCGGTGTTCGAGGCCATGTCCAGCGGTACTTTCTACATCTACAGCCACCCCCAGGCACTGGGGAATGTGCGAGAACGCATGGAGGCCATCGTGGGACAAAAGAACCCACCCGACCCCTTCGCCGCCCGGCCCGAGGTCGGAGAGAAGCTGCGGCAGGAACTGCGCCAGGACCTTCGCCCGCTTTGA
- a CDS encoding ketopantoate reductase family protein, translating into MKVAVMGAGAVGCYYGGLLARTVPGAGHAVTLIARPAHVDAIARAGLRLETQAFDEQVRLQASSDAAAVAGADLVLFSVKSGATEEAGAQIRPHLKPGALLLCLQNGVDNAERLRAVLPDHTVAAAVVYVATEMAGPGHVKHHGRGELVVEPSAATIAPALVAAGIPVEISDNVRGSLWAKLILNCAYNALSAISRRPYGVMVQGAGVLEVMADLVAECLAVAAADGVVIPGGREATERAVRRITETMPGQYSSTAQDLMRGKPSEIDHLNGYVARRGAALGVPTPVNRALWTLVKLLETQVTA; encoded by the coding sequence ATGAAAGTGGCTGTGATGGGCGCGGGCGCCGTGGGCTGTTATTACGGCGGCCTGCTGGCACGCACGGTGCCGGGCGCCGGGCACGCCGTGACGCTGATCGCCAGGCCCGCGCATGTGGACGCCATCGCCCGCGCGGGCCTGCGCCTGGAGACGCAGGCCTTTGACGAGCAGGTGCGGCTCCAGGCCAGCAGTGATGCCGCCGCCGTCGCGGGCGCAGACCTGGTGCTGTTCAGCGTCAAGTCTGGCGCGACCGAGGAGGCCGGCGCGCAGATCCGGCCGCACCTCAAACCCGGCGCCTTGCTGCTCTGCCTGCAGAACGGCGTGGACAACGCCGAGCGCCTGCGCGCCGTACTACCCGACCACACCGTGGCCGCTGCGGTGGTCTACGTGGCCACCGAGATGGCCGGCCCCGGCCATGTGAAGCACCATGGGCGTGGGGAGCTGGTGGTCGAGCCCTCGGCGGCGACCATCGCGCCGGCCTTGGTTGCCGCCGGCATTCCGGTGGAGATCAGCGACAACGTGCGCGGCTCCCTCTGGGCCAAGCTCATCCTCAACTGTGCCTACAACGCGCTGTCGGCCATCTCCCGCCGGCCTTACGGCGTGATGGTGCAGGGCGCGGGCGTGCTGGAGGTCATGGCCGACCTGGTGGCCGAATGCCTGGCCGTGGCGGCGGCCGATGGCGTGGTCATCCCCGGGGGCAGGGAAGCCACGGAACGGGCCGTGCGCCGCATCACCGAGACCATGCCCGGCCAGTACTCGTCCACCGCCCAGGACCTGATGCGCGGCAAGCCCAGCGAGATCGACCACCTCAACGGCTATGTGGCGCGCCGCGGCGCGGCCCTGGGCGTGCCCACGCCGGTGAACCGCGCCCTGTGGACACTGGTCAAGCTGCTGGAAACACAGGTGACTGCGTAG
- a CDS encoding NAD-dependent protein deacetylase, with translation MTDVESLRAFVERHPRLFVLTGAGVSTDSGIPDYRDANGDWKRPPPVTFQAFMGEHATRQRYWARSLIGWRTIGQARPGPAHHALRTLEAAGRIELLLTQNVDGLHQAAGSREVIDLHGRIDTVCCMACARRWPRAEWQQTLRQANPDWVALHAPAAPDGDADLDGVDFSTVVVPPCPHCAVEGRVSLVKPDVVFFGENAPRERVQAAFDALARSDAMLVVGSSLMVYSGLRFVQAAVAAGQPVAALNLGRTRADELLTLKVEQSVGPALQALAAPYGQHSSALPA, from the coding sequence CCTTCGTCGAACGTCACCCACGCCTCTTCGTGCTGACGGGTGCGGGCGTCAGCACCGACAGCGGCATCCCCGACTACCGCGACGCCAATGGCGACTGGAAACGCCCGCCCCCCGTGACCTTCCAGGCCTTCATGGGCGAGCACGCCACGCGCCAGCGTTACTGGGCCCGCAGCCTGATCGGCTGGCGCACGATCGGGCAGGCGCGGCCCGGACCGGCGCACCATGCGCTGCGCACGCTGGAAGCGGCCGGCCGCATTGAATTGCTGCTGACCCAGAACGTGGATGGTCTGCACCAGGCCGCGGGCAGCCGCGAGGTGATCGACCTGCACGGCCGCATCGACACCGTCTGCTGCATGGCTTGCGCGCGCCGCTGGCCCCGCGCCGAATGGCAGCAGACCTTGCGCCAGGCCAATCCGGACTGGGTGGCCCTGCATGCGCCGGCGGCACCCGATGGCGACGCCGATCTGGACGGCGTGGATTTCAGCACCGTGGTCGTGCCGCCGTGCCCACATTGCGCGGTCGAAGGTCGGGTGAGCCTCGTCAAGCCCGACGTGGTATTTTTCGGAGAAAACGCGCCGCGCGAGCGGGTGCAGGCTGCCTTCGATGCGCTTGCGCGCTCGGATGCCATGTTGGTCGTCGGCTCCTCACTGATGGTCTATTCCGGCCTGCGCTTCGTGCAGGCCGCCGTGGCGGCGGGGCAGCCGGTGGCCGCGCTCAACCTGGGCCGCACGCGGGCTGACGAACTGCTGACATTGAAAGTCGAACAATCCGTGGGGCCGGCTTTGCAGGCACTGGCCGCTCCGTATGGGCAGCACTCCAGCGCGCTGCCGGCCTGA